The genomic window GGAGCGGGCGGCAGGGCGAAGTGTTTTCGCTCTGCCGCGAGGGATTACGCTTTACAACTGCCCGACGAGCAGCCACCGGCTTGGTTCCAGGGCATCTTGGCCAGCAGCATGCCCATGCCGCAGGTGTCGGTGATTCCGGCGAACATCAAACCAGCTCCGACGAACGCCGAGATGCCAGCGAAGTAGGGATGGACGAACATTCCCAGCAAAGCACCGACCAGGACTAAAAAGCCAGCGGTGATCCGAACTTGGCGTTCTAGCGAGATCGCCTTCTTGCCACGCTCGACCGGCAGCCCTGCCGAGGCCCAGGCATCGGTGCCCCCTTCGACGTTGACAACGTTTTGGTAGCCAGCGGCAATGAACTTGTCGCAAGCCTTACCGGCTCGATTGCCAGACTTGCAAATCACATACAGCGGCTGGTCCGCCGATCCATTGCGAGATTCCATGACTTCCTTTGGTGACAACCGGTCGAGCGGCAGATTGACCGCCTCGGTTGCGTGAACTTCTCCATATTCAGCCGGGGTGCGAACGTCGATCAGGTCGCAATGACCCTGCTGACGTCGCTCATGCAATTCTTTGGGCGAAATCGTTGTGACGCTCATGGCTTGATCCTTCTTGTTATGTCGTGAGGTGGCGATGTGTTTGGGTAAAAAAAGGGAAGGCAGCTTAGTCCGTTTGATGGAGAAAGCGACCTTCGATACAGTTCATAATATCGTGCAGATGGGGCTCGGCAATCTGGTAATAAACCCGTCGGCCTTCGCGTTCGCTGGTGAAAAAGCCGCAGCGTTGCATTAACCGCAAATGTTCCGAGGCCAGGTTTTCAGCAATGCCGCAATCCTCCGCAATTTCGCCCACGGTAAAGCGGCCAGCAATTAACAGCTGCACCATGCGGATGCGGACCGGGTGGGCCAACGTTCGCAAACACTCAGCCGCTTGGCCAAGGGCTTCCATGTTGAGGGGCGGTTTCACTTGAGGTTTCTCGGTCATAGCTTCACTCTCCTAATACAAATATATCGTAAGGTTACGATATGTCAATGGAGAATATCTGCCCGAGAAGCCTCGTTTTTCGTGAAATAGGCAAACAGCTACCTTGCCGCTAGTAATCCCGAAAAGGACCTCTTGGCTCGGCGGCTTGCATTTCTTGCTACCACTTGGCGAAGCGACTCTGCAGCTGTTTGACCTTTTCGGGATACTGCGCGGATAGGTCGTTCTTTTCGCTAAGATCGTCGGGCAAGTAGTATAGGCCGTGTCCTCGTTTGCTATCGAGCCACTTCCAGTCGCCTACTCGCACGGCAAGTTCGCCCCGGCGACAACACGTACTCTTCTGGTGGATAAAGATAACCGTCGTCCACACGGTCGTTGCGAGTCATGTCGTAGGTACCGTTACGCTGCGGATAGCGACCGGTTAGAAACGAAGCCCGCGACGGCGTACAGGCATTCCAGGCCACGTCAAAGCTCGTTAGTCGCGTCCCTTCGCTGGCCAAGCGATCTAGGTGCGGGGTATGCACATCTTTTGCCCCAAAGCAACCTAAGTCGTGATATCCTTGATCGTCCGAAACAATCAACACCACATTGGCCGGGCGTCCGCCCAAGTTGTTCAGGCGTTTTCCACGAGTTCTAACGTTGTCGTGGTTCGCCGTTGCTCGGTTAACAACGCAGCCTTTTCTAAGGTAGGTGCGTTCAGAATAACAGAGTTCTGTGACAAACGCACGTTTAAGCGGTAGCCAAGATCTCATTTCTCAGACCAGCGAAATGAGCATGCGAGTTCGCGAAGAACGTCGTCGGCAAGACTTGGTAGTGAGCGAGCTTCTGTTCGACATGCTGCCAACCGGCGGCCGCGGCAATGTCGAACGCCTGTAGACCATGGGCGATACGTTCTACTTGGCGATCGAACTTCCAAAATTGAAGCCACCGACCACGCGGGAAGTAAGCAAAGCGAACCGCAGGCATCAACGCCAGCGACCGCATCGTCGGCCACCTGAAATCGGCTACCGCTTGGGTGATACTGGGATCAACCACGGTGGCTTGTTCGTCGCGGAAGTGGACTTCAAAGATCTCGCGTTTGGCAGTATCGTCGAGCTCGATCCCGGCCTGGTTCGACTCGTGCAAACGACAGAGCGCCGTTCGTAGTTCTGGACGCACCAGCTTAGTGGCCAACGGGTGATTACCATGTTGCTTGGTAAAGTGATACGTGGTGTAGGTTTCTACACAGACCCGCCGGTTCACCTCGCGGAACGCTTCGGCGAAGTTTTCTAAAGCGTCCAGTTGCTGCGTTCTTCTTTGAGGTGAAAAAGCATACTGCCAGCTAAGCAGCTTGCCCAGCTTCATCCCAAAGGCAAAATAGCCCCGCGCCCATAGCGCTCCATGGGCTGCGATCAGCGGGAAAATGTGGTTTCGGCCAGAGTCTTCGTACAGGTGATAATACGTGGCGGCTCGTTGCGAAAGATCCTTCGTTGTGCCTGCCAAGCGTACTGCCTCTTTTCGCAGGTCGTTATAGCGACGCTGCAATTGTGTCAATGTTTCCATGGCCTGATTCCCTCGCTTGGCAGGCAAATGCTTGTGTGTTTTTTTGCTGAGAGATAGACCGTGGAGGGCTTCGTGGTGGCAACTTAAAAAAGAGAAAAGATTCTTGGTCGGCCACTTAAGTCGTAAAATAGAAAACAGCCTGGGAAGTGTCTCCTTGGCTTTCATCACAAGCGAGAAGCGCGTACAACACAAGCATCGCTGGCTGGCCCCGCTGAAGGTTGTTTCCTGCGGCCAGCGAAAATGAAGCAACGCCTCAACTGCACCCTCATCATTCCAGGAGATATGCCATGCTATCGACATCGGAAACCCCAGTCGCGAGTGCCAAGACACAGAAGTTTCTCGCCCAAGAACACAAGTTGCTGATTGATGGGCACTGGGTACCGGCAGCAATGGGCAAGTCGTTTGAAGTGGTCAACCCAGCCGATGGCAGCGTGCTTGCCTCGGTGGCCGAAGGAGGCCAGGAAGATATCAATAAAGCCGTCGCCGCCGCACGACGAGCATTTGAAAGCGGCCCCTGGCACAACATGACTCCGTCGGAGCGAGGCAAGCTAATTTGGAAGCTGGCCGACTTGATGGATCAGCATATCGAAGAGTTCGCCGAAATCGAATCGCTGGACAACGGCAAGCCGAAAGCGGTGGCTCAAGCTGCCGATGTTCCTCTGGCGATCGACTTGTTCCGCTACATGGCCGGGTGGGCTACCAAGATCGAAGGAACCACGATTCCGATCTCGGTTCCTTATCTTTCCGGTGCCGAGTTCCATAGTTACACCTTGCGCGAGCCGGTGGGCGTGGTGGGGCAGATCATTCCTTGGAACTTCCCTTTGTTGATGGCCGCGTGGAAGCTGGGGCCAGCCTTAGCTACCGGGTGTACCGTGGTTTTGAAGGTGGCGGAAGAAACCCCGCTTAGTGCGATACGCTTAGGGCATTTGATTCAAGAGGCTGGCTTTCCGCCAGGCGTCGTGAATATTGTCACCGGTTTTGGAGAAACGGCAGGAGCGGCCCTTTCGGCGCATCCTGATGTCGACAAGATCGCGTTCACCGGTTCGACCGAAGTGGGCAAGTTGATCGTCAAAGCGGCCGGCGAAACGAACTTGAAGAAGATCACGTTGGAATTGGGAGGCAAGAGTCCCAACATTATTTTGCCCGATGCCGATCTGCCGTCGGCGATTGCCGGAGCGGCCAACGCGATCTTCTTTAATCATGGCCAGTGCTGCTGTGCCGGTTCGCGGTTGTTTGTCCATCGCAGCCAGTTCGAGCAAGTGGTGGAAGGGGTGGCGGAAGAGGCTAAGAAGATCCGGCTAGGCCCTGGCATGCACCCAGAGTCTGGCATGGGCCCGATGGTTTCACAGATTCAACAAGATCGCGTCTGTGGCTACCTCGACGCTGGCTTGCACGAAGGGGCCACGGCGGTCGTCGGCGGGAAGAAGTACGAAGGATCTGGCTACTTCATTGAGCCGACGGTCTTGATCGACACTCACCCGCAAATGAAGGTGATTCAAGAAGAGATCTTCGGCCCTGTTGTCGCAGCGGTTCCGTTTGACGACATCGAAGAGGTGGTTGCCACGGCCAATAACAGCATCTACGGTCTGGCGGCTGCCGTCTGGTCCAAAGACATCAGCAAAGCCCACCGGATCGCCAAGCGGATAAAAGCTGGCACCGTCTGGGTGAACTGCTACAACGTCTTCGACGCCGCGCTGCCTTTCGGCGGCTACAAGCAATCTGGCTGGGGCCGAGAAATGGGACACGAAGCAATCCAGTTATACACACAAACCAAAGCGGTCACCGTGCAACTGGCATAGCCCACGCTTCGCTGAAAAAATTCAGGGGCAATCACAGATTGCCCCTGAACGAAAGACTCATTGCGATGTCGACAGCATATTCACGCATCGCACTGGTAAGTCGTTTTCACTTACTTAGGCAAGTCGATGTCAAACGTGTTTTCGCCATCGGCCGTCACGGTATATTCTAGGGTCGTACTGCCTGCCGAGCGGTATTTTTTCGGAAGCATATCCTTGTTCACATAGGCAGGCTCGCCGGCATTTTCGCCGTCTTTCTGAACCCCTTCTTGCACGGAAACCAGCTTCCGCACGGTGACTTTGTACTTTCCAGGCATCGCCCCGTCGCCAGTCTCGAAAGTCGATAACACGTACTTGCCCTCTGCATCTGATTGGGCATTGGCGACTTTGTTTTTGGGATCGCTAGGAAGGAACTGAATCGTAGCTCCCTCAACAGCTTTTCCTTGGTGAATCACCTTGCCGGTGACGGGAGATGTCGATGGATTGGAATTGCTTTGGATGCATCCCGTCATTAGCAGGCAAACAACGGCTGCATTGCCCCAGAGAATACGAGTGCTCATTCGATATTTCTTTCCGTAAGTTTAGTAGATCTAACAAAAACGTCCGACCAAGGTCTTGGCCGGACGTTTGTTTAATGGTTTGGCTTTCGCGACTATTGGCTTACTGGTTCGCCGCCATTGCGACTACCCATCGCTCCCCAAACGCCATACGGAGAAATTGAAGTGGTGAAGTTGAAGCTGGTTCCCTGGTTACCGGTATCGACGGTCTCGGAAACGAAACGAACCGAACCATCTCCCATGCTTACCATAACACCACCAGAGTGCAGGCTGCTCGCACCTGGCAAGGCCCAACTACCATCGTGAATGTTACCGCCGCTGCCGTCTCCTGTGCAGCTAACACTGTTCGGCGGAGTTGTGGTGAAGAAACCAGAATAAGGCGAACGACCGTCATTCCAACGAGAGTCTTCGACTTGCCCTGCCCAAGTTCCATTGAGAATGGCCGTACAATCGGAAGGCGAACTGCTGGCATCAAGAGTCACCTGAGCGAATGCGCCTTGATTCGGATGGCCATTGGACGCCATTGCAATCCGTTCGGAATAAGCGATCGTGTTCGATAAACCGTCGGTGATAGAGGCGAAGTTCAGCTTGTTCTGGAGATTTCCGTTGGTGTTGAGCTTACCCTTCTGGAATATACCACGGGTTGTTTCCATGTCGCCGTCACGGTCGTTTGGCTGATCACCGAGGCACATGTGATAGTTCCGCCAGGCCTGTTGGTCGTTGTTGAAACTGGCTGGGGGAACCGATGAAGGACACTTAAAACCATCAAACGAAAACTGCTGCCAAAAGGTTCGTGCCCCCCAAGGCTCAGCAGCCAAGTCGGTTTGGATCTGTTCGTAGGTGTTGTTCTGTTCGACAAACGGCAGGATTTTGATGAAACCAGTATGACGATCGTGGTGACCACCCCCAAGGGTTCTTAGTGGTGGGACGTACCCGAACGTATCGTGGTGGTTGTGCAGGGCCAAGCCGAGTTGCTTGAGATTGTTGCTGCACTGCATTCGACGTGCTGCTTCACGAGCCTGTTGTACGGCCGGAAGCAAAAGGGCAATGAGGACGCCAATGATCGCGATGACAACTAAAAGCTCTACAAGCGTAAAACCCTTAGTCCTCCGCAGTGGGGGTGCGGGAGACAAATACATGAGTGGGATTCCTTAGGAAGGGAGGATGAAATAACAAGTAGCTCAAAAGAGCAGGGTAAAGCCCTGTAAATGGGTGGCCTGGTGGTGCTGTGCCACCAATTACTACTGTTAATATAGAAATAATAATATTGCGTAACGATTTTATTGTCAAACTGTTTGTGGGCGAAAGTTTTACGCAGCTAATTGATTAAGGGGATCGATAGAATCCTAGGAGTGGATAAAGATAAGTCCTGAGAAAATTAAGCGAGTTTGCAGATGTCAATAACAAACAGCGGAGATCTGGTTGAAATAGCTTTTGCGAATACGAGCGAGACTTGCTCCCCCCTTTAGGCTGTGTTAGGAAACTTGCTCTTGGCAGTATCTCAAACGCATTTGCCTCGATCAGGCGCGCGAGACCGCGATTGTCGCCGGCTGTGGTAGCCCTTCGTATCTCAGTCGAAAATTTAAACGGCTCTTCAATAGAAGGTTTGAGCAAGTTTAGATTCCGCGAGTTGGCAGCAATAAAATGCATTGAATCGCGTTTCGACTTTTTCTTGCTACGTGAACACTTGCTCGCTATCTTTGGCGATGGACCCAGGCAGACCTGCCTGGGTCTTTGGCATGCGCGGTCAGGAAATAGCGCAGCGACATGCCATTCATGTTCGCAGAGTTTTGAGTATGAACTTAGAAACCGGAAAGCATAGCGTCGATTGTTTTGAGTATGAAACGGAACGCTGAAATGAGCAGGATCCAGAGTTTTGAGTATGAAACCGACACGAGACGTTTTTGCCGCTAGATGTTGTCTTTCTAAGAGTTGTGAGTAGGAAACCAGAAGCAACGGATTGGCCTTGTTGGGGTTTTGAGTATGAAACTGGTTAAGTGACAGTCGCGGGTTAAGGAATCGCGGTAAAGCCTTGTTTGGTAGTTGGTTAGATTGTGTTTGGGGACGCCCGGATTCATAGTTAGAACGGGGCCAGAGAGTTTTGAGTATGAAACCAAACGAATGCCCGTCACTCCATCTCCCGCTGAAAACTGAGCACTAAAAACTTCAAACTTCCCCTCCCAACCATTACAAAGGAGGATGCGCGAAAATTCTCAGCCCCAACGAAGGAGCCGTTGTCATGCCACGCCCGAACTCTTTTCGACCTGGACCGACCCGCCGACAGATGTTGCAATCAGGTGCGATTGCAGGAACGCTGCTCGGCATGGGAGGCCTGGGGCTCCTTTCGCAATTGCGGCCTGTCTCGGCGGAAGAGGCGAAGTTGGATCCGAATGTCGTGCGGCTAGACTCCGGCATCGAGCCCCTGGTTCGACTAATCGAAGAGACCCCACGCGATCAGTTGATGGAAGCGGTTGCCGGGCGAATTAAGAAAGGGACCAGCTACCGAGAAGTACTAGCAGCCCTTTTGTTGGTGGGCGTGAAGAATGTCGAGCCGCGTCCTTCGGTGGGGCACAAGTTTCATGCGGTCTTGGTGGTCAACTCGGCTCACTTGGCCAGCATCTCTTCGCCAGACGAACATCGCTGGTTACCCATCTTCTGGGCGCTCGATCATTACAAGTCCGCCGCCCAGCGCGACGTCGAGGAGCGGGGCGACTGGACGATGTCGGCCATGGACGACAGCAAGATCTTGCCGCACGCCAAAGCCAGGGCTCAGTTCATCGACGCGATGGAGAACTGGGACGAAGAAAAAGCAGACATCGCTGCGGCCAGC from Bremerella cremea includes these protein-coding regions:
- a CDS encoding aldehyde dehydrogenase family protein, whose translation is MLSTSETPVASAKTQKFLAQEHKLLIDGHWVPAAMGKSFEVVNPADGSVLASVAEGGQEDINKAVAAARRAFESGPWHNMTPSERGKLIWKLADLMDQHIEEFAEIESLDNGKPKAVAQAADVPLAIDLFRYMAGWATKIEGTTIPISVPYLSGAEFHSYTLREPVGVVGQIIPWNFPLLMAAWKLGPALATGCTVVLKVAEETPLSAIRLGHLIQEAGFPPGVVNIVTGFGETAGAALSAHPDVDKIAFTGSTEVGKLIVKAAGETNLKKITLELGGKSPNIILPDADLPSAIAGAANAIFFNHGQCCCAGSRLFVHRSQFEQVVEGVAEEAKKIRLGPGMHPESGMGPMVSQIQQDRVCGYLDAGLHEGATAVVGGKKYEGSGYFIEPTVLIDTHPQMKVIQEEIFGPVVAAVPFDDIEEVVATANNSIYGLAAAVWSKDISKAHRIAKRIKAGTVWVNCYNVFDAALPFGGYKQSGWGREMGHEAIQLYTQTKAVTVQLA
- a CDS encoding sulfatase-like hydrolase/transferase — protein: MGGRPANVVLIVSDDQGYHDLGCFGAKDVHTPHLDRLASEGTRLTSFDVAWNACTPSRASFLTGRYPQRNGTYDMTRNDRVDDGYLYPPEEYVLSPGRTCRASRRLEVAR
- a CDS encoding DUF1559 domain-containing protein → MYLSPAPPLRRTKGFTLVELLVVIAIIGVLIALLLPAVQQAREAARRMQCSNNLKQLGLALHNHHDTFGYVPPLRTLGGGHHDRHTGFIKILPFVEQNNTYEQIQTDLAAEPWGARTFWQQFSFDGFKCPSSVPPASFNNDQQAWRNYHMCLGDQPNDRDGDMETTRGIFQKGKLNTNGNLQNKLNFASITDGLSNTIAYSERIAMASNGHPNQGAFAQVTLDASSSPSDCTAILNGTWAGQVEDSRWNDGRSPYSGFFTTTPPNSVSCTGDGSGGNIHDGSWALPGASSLHSGGVMVSMGDGSVRFVSETVDTGNQGTSFNFTTSISPYGVWGAMGSRNGGEPVSQ
- a CDS encoding carboxypeptidase-like regulatory domain-containing protein, which gives rise to MSTRILWGNAAVVCLLMTGCIQSNSNPSTSPVTGKVIHQGKAVEGATIQFLPSDPKNKVANAQSDAEGKYVLSTFETGDGAMPGKYKVTVRKLVSVQEGVQKDGENAGEPAYVNKDMLPKKYRSAGSTTLEYTVTADGENTFDIDLPK
- a CDS encoding ArsR/SmtB family transcription factor; protein product: MTEKPQVKPPLNMEALGQAAECLRTLAHPVRIRMVQLLIAGRFTVGEIAEDCGIAENLASEHLRLMQRCGFFTSEREGRRVYYQIAEPHLHDIMNCIEGRFLHQTD
- a CDS encoding rhodanese-like domain-containing protein encodes the protein MSVTTISPKELHERRQQGHCDLIDVRTPAEYGEVHATEAVNLPLDRLSPKEVMESRNGSADQPLYVICKSGNRAGKACDKFIAAGYQNVVNVEGGTDAWASAGLPVERGKKAISLERQVRITAGFLVLVGALLGMFVHPYFAGISAFVGAGLMFAGITDTCGMGMLLAKMPWNQAGGCSSGSCKA